CAGCAACAATGGCTTTCGCATCATCAACCTAGGTATCAAGGTGGCGCCGGAGGAGTTGGTGCGCTGTTGCAAAGAGCATAAGCTGGACGCGCTCGGTTTGTCCGGTCTGCTGGTGAAGTCGGCGCAGATGATGGTGGTGACGGCGCAGGACCTCAAAGCCGCCGGCATCAGCTGCCCGATCCTGGTCGGCGGCGCGGCGCTCTCGAGCCGCTTCACGCGCCTGAAGATCGCGCCGCAGTACGACGGCTTGGTCGCCTACGCCAGCGACGCCATGACCGGCCTCGACCTCGCCAACCGCCTGATGGAGCCGGTGCGGCGCGCGGAACTCGCGGCCAAACTCGCCCGTGATGCAGCCGCGCTGGCCGCCGAGAGCGCACAGCGCGCCGGCGGTGAAGCGGCCGTGCCGGTGCCGCGCGCGCAACTGCGCCGCGACCACGACATTCCCACGCCGCCCGACCTCAAGCTCCACGTCCTGCACGACTACGACCTGGCGGAGATCTTCACCTACATCAACCCGGTGATGCTCTACACCCGCCATCTCGGCTTCAAGGGCAGGTTCGAGGAGGCGCTCGCCGGCGGCGACGCCCAGGCCGGCGAGCTGCGCCGGCAGGTGGCGGCGGTCGAGGAGATCATGTTGCAGCGGCCCGACATCACCGCCAGTGCGGTCTACAAGTTCTTCCGCGCCGGCTCGGAGGGAGAAACTCTGCGCCTCCTCTCGCCCGACGGCAGCCGGGTGCTGGAATCGTTCCATTTCGGCCGCCAGACGGTGAACGACGGCCTCTGCCTCGCCGACTACACTCTGCCGCTCAGCGCCGGCCGCCCCGACTACGTCGGCCTGTTGGCCACCACGATCGGGCCGGGGGTGCGCGCCCTCGCCGAACAGTGGAAGGATGCCGGCGACTACCTCAGGTCGCACATACTGCAAGCGCTAGCGCTCGAAAGTGCGGAGGCCTTCGCCGAGCTGTTGCACCGCAAGCTGCGCCAGATGTGGGGCTTCGCCGACGACCCGGGTACAACCCTGAAGGATCTCTTCAAAGCCCGCTACCGCGGCCTGCGCGTCTCCTTTGGCTACCCCGCTTGCCCGCGCTTGGAAGACCAGGCCCAGCTCTTCCGCTTACTGGAGGTGACGGAGCGAATCGGCCTGCAACTCACCGAGGGTTACATGATGGACCCGGAAGGCTCGGTCAGCGCGCTGGTGTTCCACCACCCCGAAGCGAAGTACTTTTCACTCAGCCCCGACGACACCGAGCGACTCGAACGTGCCCTGGACGACGAGGAGCAGCCCGGCGGAGCGGCACGCGCTTTACGTTGACTTGGTGGCCGCCGGTCAGTATGCGAAATCACTTTCGCGATGAGCGACAGGCGGGTGAGCGGACAAGCAACCATAGAGAGGCGGCGCGCCGTGCTGGCGCTGGCCTGCGCGGTGGTGGCCGGCGCGGCCGTGCGGCCGGCAACGGCCGCCACCACCGTGGTGGCCACAATATTTCCCGTCGCCGACATCGTCCGTCAGCTCGGCGGCGCGAACGTGGCGGTACATACGCTGCTGCCGGGCGGCGCCAATCCGCACACCTTCGAGCCGACGCCGCAGCAGCTGCACGTGCTGGCGGGAGCTCAGCTGATAGTCCGAGTCGGTGCGGGGCTCGACGACTGGCTATTTAATCTGCTGCAAAGCGCCGGCAGCCGGGCGCGCGTGGTCAAGATCACCGACGGGCTCGACTTGCTCGGCCCGGCTGACTCCAGCCACGGCGATCCGCACGTCTGGCTCGACCCCATCCTGGTGCGCGACCACGTGGCGCCGGCACTGGCGCGGGCCTTGGGCGACGTCGATGCGCGCAATCGGGCAACCTACGAGAAGCGGGCAGCCGAGTTTGCGGCGGAGCTGACGCGACTCGACGGCGAGATTGGTAGCGCGCTGCGGGCAGTGCCCCGTCGCGGCTTTGTCGCGGTTCATCCTGCCTGGCGCTACTTCGCGCGCCGTTACGGCTTGGAGGAGGTGGCGGTGATTGAGGAATCGCCCGGCAAGGAGCCCTCGGCGCAGTCGATCGCCCGCATCGTCGAACGGGCGCGGGCGGGGCACGTTCGCGCGGTGCTTACCGAGCCGCAATTCACCGAGCGCACCGCCGCGGTAATCGCCGGTGAGATCGGCGCCGCGGTGGTTGTGGTCGACCCCATCGGGGGGGCGCAAGTGAGCGGCCGCGACAGTTACCTCGCGCTCATGCGCTACAATCTGGCGGCCTTTCTGAAGGCGTTGTCATGAGCGGGCCGGCGCTGGAGTTGCAGGACGTGGCCGTCGACCTCGACGGCCGCCGGGTGCTGTGGGACATTTCGTTTGCGGTCGCGCCCGGCCGCTTCCTCGGTATCATCGGGCCCAACGGTGCCGGCAAGACCACGCTGCTGCGGGTTATTCTCGGGCTGATCGAGCCGGCGCGCGGCAGTGTGCGGGTCTTGGGGCGGCCGCCCCGTCAACTCGGCCGGCGCATGCATCAGATCGGCTACGTGCCGCAGCGGCGCGATTTCGATCCGCGTTTTCCGGTGACGGTGCGCGACGTGGTGATGATGGGCCGCTCCGGCCACATCTGGCTGTGGGGCTGGGCACGGCGCGAGGACTGGGAGCAGGTCGATGCCATGATTGCCCTGGTCGGCCTGGCGGGACAGGCGGATCGGCTGATCGGCGAGATCTCGGGCGGAGAACAGCAGCGGGCGTTTCTCGCGCGTGCGCTCTGCACGCACACGCGGGTGCTGCTGCTGGATGAAGCCACTACCGGCCTCGACCTACCGGCGCAGCATGATCTATACGCCTTGTTGCTGCGCTTGCGGCGGGAATTGTCGCTGACCGTGATCGCCGTCTCGCATGACTTGCTCGCGCTCGGCGGGCACGCCGACGAACTGCTGTGCATCAACGGCACCGCCCATATTCACGGCAACCCGCGGATGGTCTTGCACAGCCACCAGCTCCGCGAGGCTTACCGCTGCGAGTTCGATTTTCTCTCCGAAGAGGCCCGTGGCGGGGTGCCGTGATGGAGTTCCTCAGCTACGGCTTCGTGCAGCGAGCGCTGGTGGCGGGCGTGCTGGTCGGACTGCTGTGCGGCGTGCTGTCGTTCTTCGTGGTGTTGCGGCGGCTGTCGTTCATCGGCGTCGGCATTTCCCACTCCGCTTTCGGGGGCGTGGCCCTCGGCGTACTCACCGGACTCGACCCGTTCGCACTGGCGGCGGTGGTGTGCACGCTGGTGGCGTGGGCCATCGGCTGGATCAGCCGGCGCGGACGCCTGCACGAAGATGCCGCGATCGGAATTCTGTTCTCTTCGGTAATGGCCATGGGGGTGGCGCTGCTCAGTCTCGCCCGGGACTACCAGATGGACTTGTTCGGCTATCTCTTCGGCAACATCCTCGCCGTGGCGCCGCGTGATCTGTGGCTGCTGGCGGCGGCGGCTGCCGGCGTGTTGGGGATTGTGGCGGTGTTGTTCAAGGCCTTGCTGTTCATGGCCTTCGACGAGGAGGTCGCCCGCGCCAGCGGCTTGCCGGTCGAGGCGCTGCACTATCTCTTGCTGACCTGCCTGGCGATCGCCGTGGTGGCGGCGATGCGTGTGGTCGGGATAGTGCTGGTCGAGGCCTTGCTGGTCATCCCCGCGGCGACGGGTTTGCAGCTGGCGCGCGGCTACTGGAGCATGCTGGCGGTGTCGGTGGTGAGCGCAATCTGCTCGGCGATCGGCGGTTTGTACCTGTCGTACGCCTTCAACGTCGCCGCCGGTGCGATGATCATCTTGGTGGCCAGCGGCTTCTTCTTCACCGCGTTGCTCACCCGGCGGTGGGGTGCGCGACAAATTTGTGGGTAACGTGGTTCGGTGTTATGGCCGTCATTCCCGCGAAAGCGGGAATCCAGTTTGGCGTTTGGCGCTATGGACAAGCAGTTCTGCGTTTACCCCTTTCGGCCATGGGCCTCGGTCTGACAGTACACAGTACTGTCAGACCGGTGAGGATTTGCCCGGTCAGCTGCACGTTAGCCACGAATTTGTCGCACACCCTCGGCGGGGGCCAAATTGACATAGCGGTACCCAGTCGATAGACCTGCCCCGCTGAGCGAAAGGACCTGTGGTGAGCATTCTGGTTGATCGAAACACGCGCGTACTGACTCAGGGAATCACCGGTGCCACCGGCCAGTTCCACACCCGCGCCTGCCGCGAGTACGGCAGCCAAATGGTCGCCGGCGTCACCCCGGGCAAAGGCGGTACCGACTTCGAAGGTATTCCGATCTTCAACACCGTGGCCGACGCCGTGCGTGAGACCGGCGCCAACGCTTCGGTGATCTACGTGCCGCCGCCGTTCGCGGCCGACGCCATCATGGAAGCCGCCGACGCCGGCGTTTCGCTCGTCGTCTGCATCACCGAGGGTATCCCGGTACTCGACATGGTCAGGGTGAAGCGCTTTCTCGAAGGCCGCACCACGCGGCTGATCGGACCCAATTGCCCGGGCATCATCACCCCGGGCCAGTGCAAGATCGGCATCATGCCGGGTTATATCCACCAACCCGGCAGCGTCGGCGTGGTCTCGCGCAGCGGCACGCTGACTTATGAGGCCGTGCACCAGCTTACCCAGCTCGGACTCGGCCAGTCGACTTGCATCGGCATCGGCGGCGATCCCATCGTCGGCACCACCCATATAGACGCGCTGGCGCTGTTCGAAGCCGACCCGCAGACCGCCAGCGTCGTGCTCATCGGAGAAATCGGCGGTACGGCCGAGGAGGCCGCGGCTGAGTTCGTTCGCACCCAGATGACCAAGCCGGTAGTCGGCTTCATCGCCGGCCAAACCGCGCCCAAGGGCAAGCGCATGGGGCACGCCGGCGCCATCATCGCCGGCGGCAGCGGCACCGCCGCCGAAAAGATCCGCGCCTTCGAGGCCGCCGGCATCCACGTGGCCAAGAGCCCGGCGGAGCTGGGCTCAACCATGCAAGCAGCCCTGCGCTAGTGCGTAAGGTTACCAACGGATTTAACGGATTAGGGCGGAGTTAGCACTGAGGCATCGGGAATCCCTTCCGGGAATCGGTTCAATCCGTTAAATCCGTTGTTGAGGAAGAAAACATGACCGAACGAACGCTTTCGATCATCAAGCCCGACGCCGTGCGCAAGCACGGGCTCGGGCAAGTCTTGGCGCGGCTCGAACAGGGGGGCTTGCGGGTGGTAGCCTCGCGCTTCATCCAGATGAGCGCCGCCGAGGCCGGCCGCTTTTACGTCGTCCACAAGGACCGCCCCTTCTACAAGAGCTTGGTCCAGTTCATGTCCTCGGGGCCGGTGTTGGTCTCGGTGCTCGAGGGCGAGAACGCGATTGCGCGTAACCGCGAGATCATGGGCGCCACTGATCCGGCCAAGGCTGCCGCCGGTACCATCCGGCGTGACTTTGGGACGGATGTTGAGCAGAATGCCGTTCATGGTTCCGACGCCCCAGATACTGCCCGCTGGGAGATCGCGTTCTTCTTCAGTCAGCTCGATCTCCTCGAGTGAGCCGCCACGCCCGGCGGGCACCGGCCGCACGCCACTGACGCCGCAGGCGTTGCACTGCTGGATCGCGGCGCGGGCGCTGCCGCAGTACCGCGAAAGTCAGATACTCACCTGGGTATACCATCGCCGCGCCCGCGATTTTGCGGCGATGAGTGAGTTGCCGCTGGCGCTGCGTGCAGAGCTGGCAGCCGAATTCGAGATTCCGCAGCTGGTGCCGGCCGCAGTTTCCCGCTCACAAGACGGCACGCGCAAGCTCCTCTTCCGCTTGGCCGATGGCCTGGCGATCGAAGCGGTGCTGATCCCCGAGCCCGGCCGTCTGACACTGTGCATCTCGTCGCAGGCCGGCTGCGGCATGGGGTGTATCTTCTGTGCTACGGCCCGGCTCGGGTTGCAGCGGCAGCTGGCGGTGCCCGAGATCGTCGGCCAGGTAATGGCCGCCGAGCGCGTGCTCGACGAGGGGGAGGAGCTGAGCAACGTAGTGCTAATGGGCATGGGCGAACCGTTGCACAACTACGACAACGTGGTGGCCGCGTTGGCGGTGTTGTCGGCGCCGTGGGGGCTGGCGATCAACGCCCGGCGAATCACCGTGTCCACAGTCGGGCTGGTGCCGCAAATGCTGCGATTGGTGCGCGAGACCAACGTCAATCTGGCGGTGTCGCTCAACGCCACCACCGACGAACTGCGCCAGCGACTGATGCCGGTGAACAAGAAGTACCCGCTGGCGGAGTTGCTGGCCGCTGGCCGCGCGCTGCCGCTGGCGCAGCGCCGGCGCATTACCTTCGAGTACGTCATGCTCGCCGGCGTCAACGACCGGCTCGCCGACGCCGGGCGTTTGATCAAGTTGCTCCACGGCATTCGCGCCAAGGTTAATCTGATTCCGTTCAATGCCTTTCCCGAGGCCGGTTTCGCGCGGGCGGACGACCATGCCATCGCGGCGTTGGCCGAGCACCTGCGCGCTGCCGGCGTACTGGCCACGGTGCGGCGCAGCCGCGGCCAAGATATCGAGGCCGCCTGCGGTCAGCTCGCCGCGCAGCGCGCGCCGCGCGTGTGAGTCGTGGCTGGGGTCGGGGTGGTGGTGAATCCCCACGCCGCGGGCAACCGCGCGGCGGGGAAACGCGCCGAGCGCTTTCGCAAGATCGTCGGCGATGACGGCTGGGTGCTGGTAACGCCC
The sequence above is drawn from the Deltaproteobacteria bacterium genome and encodes:
- a CDS encoding zinc ABC transporter substrate-binding protein, translating into MSGQATIERRRAVLALACAVVAGAAVRPATAATTVVATIFPVADIVRQLGGANVAVHTLLPGGANPHTFEPTPQQLHVLAGAQLIVRVGAGLDDWLFNLLQSAGSRARVVKITDGLDLLGPADSSHGDPHVWLDPILVRDHVAPALARALGDVDARNRATYEKRAAEFAAELTRLDGEIGSALRAVPRRGFVAVHPAWRYFARRYGLEEVAVIEESPGKEPSAQSIARIVERARAGHVRAVLTEPQFTERTAAVIAGEIGAAVVVVDPIGGAQVSGRDSYLALMRYNLAAFLKALS
- a CDS encoding ABC transporter ATP-binding protein, with the protein product MSGPALELQDVAVDLDGRRVLWDISFAVAPGRFLGIIGPNGAGKTTLLRVILGLIEPARGSVRVLGRPPRQLGRRMHQIGYVPQRRDFDPRFPVTVRDVVMMGRSGHIWLWGWARREDWEQVDAMIALVGLAGQADRLIGEISGGEQQRAFLARALCTHTRVLLLDEATTGLDLPAQHDLYALLLRLRRELSLTVIAVSHDLLALGGHADELLCINGTAHIHGNPRMVLHSHQLREAYRCEFDFLSEEARGGVP
- a CDS encoding metal ABC transporter permease; translated protein: MEFLSYGFVQRALVAGVLVGLLCGVLSFFVVLRRLSFIGVGISHSAFGGVALGVLTGLDPFALAAVVCTLVAWAIGWISRRGRLHEDAAIGILFSSVMAMGVALLSLARDYQMDLFGYLFGNILAVAPRDLWLLAAAAAGVLGIVAVLFKALLFMAFDEEVARASGLPVEALHYLLLTCLAIAVVAAMRVVGIVLVEALLVIPAATGLQLARGYWSMLAVSVVSAICSAIGGLYLSYAFNVAAGAMIILVASGFFFTALLTRRWGARQICG
- the sucD gene encoding succinate--CoA ligase subunit alpha — its product is MSILVDRNTRVLTQGITGATGQFHTRACREYGSQMVAGVTPGKGGTDFEGIPIFNTVADAVRETGANASVIYVPPPFAADAIMEAADAGVSLVVCITEGIPVLDMVRVKRFLEGRTTRLIGPNCPGIITPGQCKIGIMPGYIHQPGSVGVVSRSGTLTYEAVHQLTQLGLGQSTCIGIGGDPIVGTTHIDALALFEADPQTASVVLIGEIGGTAEEAAAEFVRTQMTKPVVGFIAGQTAPKGKRMGHAGAIIAGGSGTAAEKIRAFEAAGIHVAKSPAELGSTMQAALR
- the ndk gene encoding nucleoside-diphosphate kinase; translation: MTERTLSIIKPDAVRKHGLGQVLARLEQGGLRVVASRFIQMSAAEAGRFYVVHKDRPFYKSLVQFMSSGPVLVSVLEGENAIARNREIMGATDPAKAAAGTIRRDFGTDVEQNAVHGSDAPDTARWEIAFFFSQLDLLE
- the rlmN gene encoding 23S rRNA (adenine(2503)-C(2))-methyltransferase RlmN; translated protein: MVPTPQILPAGRSRSSSVSSISSSEPPRPAGTGRTPLTPQALHCWIAARALPQYRESQILTWVYHRRARDFAAMSELPLALRAELAAEFEIPQLVPAAVSRSQDGTRKLLFRLADGLAIEAVLIPEPGRLTLCISSQAGCGMGCIFCATARLGLQRQLAVPEIVGQVMAAERVLDEGEELSNVVLMGMGEPLHNYDNVVAALAVLSAPWGLAINARRITVSTVGLVPQMLRLVRETNVNLAVSLNATTDELRQRLMPVNKKYPLAELLAAGRALPLAQRRRITFEYVMLAGVNDRLADAGRLIKLLHGIRAKVNLIPFNAFPEAGFARADDHAIAALAEHLRAAGVLATVRRSRGQDIEAACGQLAAQRAPRV